GCAGTCCCTTCTTCAGCTGGAACCCCCATCTTTGGTCGATCCCAGTGGAGATGAAAGGGTCGGTCATCATCTACACGGCCCTCCTCTCGTTCTCGCGATGCACTAGAAACGCCAGGCTCTGGTGCGAGGCCGGGCTAGCATTCTACTTCATGTACATTGCCGACGGATGGTACGGCGCCATGTTCGTCATGGGCATGATGCTGTGCGACCTAGACCTGCTGGCGAGGAAGAACGATCTGCCGGACATCTTCAAGAAGATGGAGCCGGCCAAGACCTTCGTCTTCTACCACCTCTTCGTCTTTTCCATGTACCTGGGCGGCGTACCATCGTACACGGGCGACGCATCGAAGATGCGCGAAAACCGCGGATGGTACTACTTGTCCCTGCTCAAGCCGCAGGCCGTCTTCGACTACAAGTGGTTCTACCTCTTCTGGGccgccttcctcctcgtcgcctctGTTCCTCGCATCTGGTGGCTGAAGAGGTTCTTCGAGACGCGCTTCTGCCAGTATCTCGGGCGGATCTCGTTCGCCCTCTATCTGGTCCACGGGCCCGTCCTGGGGACGCTGGGAGACCGCCTCTACACGGCCGCGGGGTATTACAAGGACTCGGAGAAGGAACACCTCGCccacctcgtcgacaagctcgcgTTGCCAAAGATCGGCCCTCTCGGGCTGGAGCCGGCCTTCTTGCTCCCGCATCTCATTATCTTGCCCACGACTCTCTGGCTGGCCGAGGTTGTGACGAGGTTCATCGACGAGCCTAGCGTTAGGGTAGCGCAATGGCTCTACAGGAAGACGCTTGACGCTCCGGCAGTGCCGGTGAAAGGCTAAGGAGGCGTGCTGGATAGTGAACCGGGCCTTCAGCCACAGGGTTGTTCGGCAAGACCGAGCCAATACGGCATCTAGCACGAAGTAGTAATTAGTGTACAGCACTTGTAATTGATCGATAAAAATAGCTATCCTCTCATCGTCTGAAACTACAAAACGGCCGGTTGCGATGCCAAAGCCGTTGTGTAATGCGACTGGCTGGCTTCGGCTCAGAACAGTCAACTTCCAACTGTCTATTCTGGTCCAACTACAATCACCCAATATTCGCCCCGGAAGACATTTGCCACGCGAGCCGGCGGCATGAGCTGTGCTGATGGCTTCGAGACCGTCACAGACTCACGAGCAAACCGACTCCTGCTACGAAAGAGGCTTGCGGAGGGTGCCAACGATTCGTTTCCAACGGACCGCATGCCTGGCTTTCTCGTATGGCTTCATTTTAGTCTCGACTTGCAGCTGCATCACACCCAACGTGGCTGCAGGAACGGATTCACTGCCCGAATCGGAACTGGTGTGTGGAGGCTCGtgaggggagaggaggggagggattGCAACTCTGACCAGGGGTTCACCGAGGCACACCTACTTACACATGCTCACATGTCCGAAGGCAAGAGTGACGGCTTTTGAGGGCACATCATTACGCAAATTCGGGATTTTGTCTCTGGCACCACCGTGGTCCAGTTCACCCAAACCCTTTGCAGGAATACTTTGAGTGGCTGGGAGGCATAAGGCCCGATACGAGATTGTAAGCAAGTGAGGGGAAAGATACCCAAGCATCAATCAATGGACCATGGTCGTCTTCCCTTGCTGATCTGCTAATCTCCATCACACGGCATACATCTCCCGATGTCTTCCACATGACGTCTCATGCCCCCCTATAGCTCCATCCATCACAAAGACGTCGACTGTCACTTCCCCCCACATTCGTTGGTATTCTTGCCCGATGCAATCCTGATCCTGGGATACACCTGATCCAGAAGAGCTCTCTGTCTGTGCCGATGCTCCGGAACCCATTCTCACCGCGCCTCACCTCCCAGTCAAGGCCGACTCAGTCCAGCAGAACCTAGTCAGCACAACAACTGCGTCACttgtctcttcttcctgtgATCCTAGCTGTGTACGCTGCTCGTCCCCGGACTCCCGGCCGCACAACCCCGAGGAGACCTCCGCGTCTGCGGAGAGCTCTTCACAATGTTAGCCAGGGACTTCAAGCGTgtcgtcctcatcatcggcccctttctctttctcgccTACGTCGGCATCCGATGTCTCGACCTCGGGAGCTCCGCTCCGGGTCCCAACCGCTGGTTCGATCACGTCTTATCAACGAATTGGAGATTGAATGACGGGCTCAAGCCGTTCTCGCAACCGCCGAACTCGGCCGCACCTACACAGTCACAAGCCGCGTTCGCGGCCTCTCCACCGCCCTCGGCTCCAACAGAAGTGACAACCCATCACGAAATAGTCTCGTCGTCTACCATTGACAAAAACTTCTTCCCGATCCTTTTCGGCGAACTGGAAGCTATCAATCCCAATATCTTGCCCCACCCCACTCTGGACAACACTTTTATCGTTGTGGCGCAGAAGAGAAAGGCAGACGACAACACCGTCGAGCATGTCGAGCTCGTTTGCAACGCCGTCTTCACATCAGAGGGCCTCACCTGCGTCGACGTACCGACTGCCCTGCCCATCGCCGCTACCACGAGCGGAGACGACAAGTGCCCCCCCAAACTAGCCTACATCGCCCTGAACGTTGGACCGCACGATGCCCGCGTCTTCTACGGCCCCAAGGCCCCGTTCATCGTGTTTGGCTCCAACTCATTGTTCGCGTGCTTTGGACAGTTCATGCAGGACTTCCGCACGCTCGGCGACTGGGACTTTGAGATGTCGCCCGACATGGGCTTCGGCCGTGGCACGGAGCTGCAACGTCCGGCGCCGTGGGGAACGATGGAGAAGAACTGGTTCACCTTctgggacgaggagggtgCGATTTACATCCACCAGGACGTGGCGCCGAAACGGGTCTTTGCCAAACTGAACGCAGACGGCTCCGTGGGACCGGACATCGCGCCATTGGCAACCGGGGACAAGGCGTGCCTGAGCAAGTACATGCCGAAGCTGCCGCCAGATCTGGAGTCGATACACCAGGCGACCAACTCCCTCAGCGTCTCGTTCTGCAAGCGGAGCGACCCGACCTGTAAGGCCACCAGCGACAACACGTTCATCATCACGGTGTTCCAGCACAAGACGTTCTACCGCTTCCACAGCGAGTACGAACCGTACGTCATGGTGTTCCGACAAAGGGCGCCGTTTGAAGTGTTCGCGGTGTCGAAGAAGCCCTTGTGGATCCGTGGCCGGGAGAAGAGGCTTGATGGGAGCTCCGAAATGTTTTACGTAACGTCTATGAGCTGGAAGAGGAAGGATCAGAGATACCATGGTTTCTTGGACGATGTGCTCTTCCTGTCCTTCGGAATAGAAGACCAGCGGACGGGGGccatcgacgtcctcgcgGAGGACCTGCTGGCCGAGCTTGGAACCTGCCTAGAGGTATAGAGGATGATTCCCTGACAATACGGCGGAACACGTTGCAGAAAGAATCATTAGTGCGGAATGATTCCCAGCGAGCATTTTTAGAATTCGGGTGTTCAACTGTACAGAGCATTGCTTTGAAGCAAAAGCCCATCCATTCCCTTACAAGTTATTTTGGCTTCTTGATAGGCCATGTTCAAACGGAATGATCTTCATGACCCGTTTCGAGTAACAAATAACCATTTCAGACATGGAACGGGGTAAAGATAGCCACCGGCAGTTTGGAGAGCTTGCGGAGTATGTTTACAATCCCGCAGAAGATCGCGAGGCTAATAAGGGAGAGATGAATCGACAACGAAACCCTTACTGTCGCACCAACTAGTCGCCGCGGAGGTCTTTGTCTCCACATAGACAAATGCTTCAAGAACGAGATCGGCTTTTGTCAAGTTGTCCATATTCGATCAAGTGGCGACGAGACTTGCTGTGGCGTTACCTCGCGGGTTACCAAATCCGGAAGACTAGGCCCATCCGGCTGGGTTTTCGACCTTGATGGGTTTCAGAAGCTTTTTGAGGTCGCCGCTTCTTGGGGACATCAGACTGTTTATCCTGTTTAGTCTTGCATGTCGGTTTCGCAGCCGGTCTCTATCGTGACAGGTAAAGGTCGCGACGAGAAGCGTGGACCGTGAATGCCCTTACGTAGGAAGCGGAATATTTGCCATGGGCGGGATTGACGCGGATCGAATGCGGATATATGGACATTTTACGTGCCGACTGACCAACAGGCCAAGAAACCTCCAGCCACGGCAGCGTCAACATCCGGGCTGCAAACGGACATAGTCGTCTTCGAGTCTCACCAAGAACATATAGACCAGAGCCATGCCGAGTAGAACCGACGAGAACGACGCCAGAGAAGCCATGGGGGGCTTGGCCACACAAGCAGGAAAGGCGCTGGGCCAGTCCGGATGCGGAATGTTGCCACGGACGTCAGTCCACTTGCGCGGGCTGTCCTGGACAAAGCATTCCTCCGATGTGTGTCGGCTTTATTATCAACGGAACATCCCAAGACAATTCGTATTTTCGGTCCTCAACAAGATTCCACCGCTGTTTTAACTTTCTCCTCAGGTCAGCCCAGGTATccacagccagccagccaggGGTTCTCAGTTGTGCCAAACAACCCCGACCGAGATATAAATTCGGACCCAAAGTGCCAACCATGACGAACGCCCACCCCCCTGCACTAGCACGGGTCAGTCCACCTGTCAGGATGATTAACCCGGATCACTCCTTCACCTTCGTGAACCTGGCCTCGAAGAGCTTCGAGCTCGTCCAGCACACGATCCCGACGTCCCCGGACATACGGATGGTCCACGAGCTGCCCGACAGCACGCAGCTGGGAAAGGATGGGCAGCTGATTATGTCGTGGACGAAGGGGTGCTATTTCGGCAAGagcggccgcgacgacgtGTTCCTCTGCTGGCAGGAGATGGAGGCGCTGCAGTCGTTCTGCGTCGGCATCGAGTCGCCCGAGCGCGGTTTCTTCAAGCCCATCCGGTCGCATTACAAGATCAAGTACAACGACGGCACGACCGCCAAGGACTGGTTCAGGCCTTCCGACAACCCCGGGGACCCGTACACGTTCCCCAACACCATGAACGTCGACATCGTGGTGACGAGCCACTCTGCCAAGGACCAGCTGGAGCTCGAAATCACCATCAGGGATAGGAATCCACCGGAGCTTAAGCAGTGATGGTAGGTGCCTGGATGGTTCATGTTCGAGTGAAGCCGGAGCTAACAAGCCGTCACAAGGATTTCGATGTCGAGACGAGCACCACCACGAGACGAACATAAGGAGGGACATTCCTACATTGAGGTTTGAAGCAGGGCactgttgttgttgttgttgttggtcaCAAAACGAAAAAGCCTTCAGGAGTTTGGCGTTAAAATCAAGTGGGGGATGTACAGAGAGCTACTGGAAGAGGTGAATGCTTTTGGGGCGTCATGTACATTTGTCACCCATACCACATTTGCAAGTTTAAAGCTCGGTCTGTCTCGCAGTGTGTACCATTTCAGGTATCTTTGTCCGCGGAATGCCATCGTCAATTTTTCGCAATTTACGTTGTGGCGGTTCCTCAGGAGTATTACTGACTTACTcgcctcgaggccggtgGGATCTCCCGGCAGGAGGggggcctcggcctccgaAGCTCCACTATCGTGAATCCGCCGCTCCACCAACATCTCCATCGGGAGTTTTCAAAATTTGCCGGACATGATACCACCTACCCCTGCCCCGTCAACAAGCCAACATGGTCTGGTGGTGTAGTTGGTTATCACGTCAGTCTAACATCTCGCCGAGTCGCCTCGCCGGGCTGAGCACACTGAAGGTCTCCGGTTCAAGTCCGGGCTAGATCATCCACATGGGCGATTGGTTTAGTGGTATAATGACCGCTTAGCATGCGGTAGGTCCAGGGTTCGATTCCCTGATCGTCCATCATTTTTACCCTTTTCATGGTTTTGTGGCTTACCACACCAACTCCCATGTGGTGGCTGCAGTCAGCAAGCAGGAAAGAAGCCTGGTTGGTGATGGATGAATGATACAAGCATTGTACTTGCGTGGCATGCGGAAGTAGGTGCAAaagtgggaggggggggtgaaTAATAGTTTAATAATTCACCAAAGAATCTTGTCATCACCGAAGCGAAAACGATAACCGCAATTATCCTCAATGGCTAGTTATATCATCACTGGCTTGATACCACTCCACTCAAGATATTAGCAACAATGTCAAAGACCTGATAGGACCGAATCCCCGAGGCTCCCGCTTGAGTTCGACGTAGCCATACCAACCTCAAAGCTTACAAAAAGCATCCAGCTGATTTGACTCTGGCTCAGTTTGTGCATCGTACGGAGGATTGTAG
This sequence is a window from Colletotrichum higginsianum IMI 349063 chromosome 8, whole genome shotgun sequence. Protein-coding genes within it:
- a CDS encoding Acyltransferase yields the protein MPYRNEGILDSQGWDEVKPTWCDKSRWLTEDGDWKPVTLLRSRRPSRLNLARLGSFFWPIKDTKQPETLRPTAYLDGLRGFAAFLVYWHHNQLWAHEPHVQNRILENAFGYEDKYHLAAFPGIRHLFTGGHFAVSVFFVISGYVLSAKPLGLIQSGDHAKLAENVGSALFRRWLRLYLPLMVTTFVFMSFLHLFDMWVDNIDRSSTWREDVWLWYCELKNFSFVFTTGGSPFFSWNPHLWSIPVEMKGSVIIYTALLSFSRCTRNARLWCEAGLAFYFMYIADGWYGAMFVMGMMLCDLDLLARKNDLPDIFKKMEPAKTFVFYHLFVFSMYLGGVPSYTGDASKMRENRGWYYLSLLKPQAVFDYKWFYLFWAAFLLVASVPRIWWLKRFFETRFCQYLGRISFALYLVHGPVLGTLGDRLYTAAGYYKDSEKEHLAHLVDKLALPKIGPLGLEPAFLLPHLIILPTTLWLAEVVTRFIDEPSVRVAQWLYRKTLDAPAVPVKG